The sequence AAGGATTTGTGAATGAACTTGGCATGAAGCAAGAGACAGTGACCGTTAACTGTGATAGCCAAAGTGCTATACATTTATCAAAGCATCAAGTATTCCATGAGAGGTCTAAACATATTGATGTAAAGCTTCATTTTTTCAGGGATGTCATTGCAAAAGAGGAGGTGAAACTCCTGaaaataaagactgaagaaaatcCAGCCGATGCTTTGACCAAAGCACTACCTCAACTGAAGTTCAAGCTTTGTCTTGACTTAGTTGGAGTGGTGGAAAGAACTTAATCTCATATTGAAGAATGGGAGGTAATCAACTTGTTgtcaaggtggagattgttggaTCAAGTGTCAACCAAGTGGATTCTTTCTTGGGCTTATTATTGATTAATGAAATGGGCCAGAGTTTATTCTTGGATCTCGGTAGCCAAGGGAATCAAGTAAAAAGCAAAAGCCCGTTTATCAACATCAATCAAGAAAGCCCATCTACCATAAAGAATGCCGTTGGAACTTCTTGAGCTTCAGTTTTCTTATAAGGAGCTGAGAGGCAAATCTCAAGAAGAGATAGAACGGATTTGACTCTTGAGAGATTACAGTTCAATCTAGAGAATCGACAAAGGAAGAACAGGGAAGAAATCTGGAATCCCAAATCAACAGAAGTGAATCACATATAGCCGAAGGATTGTGAGGAATTGTTAAAGCTCTTTATTCCTTCTTCTCGTTAGTGATCAATTGTTATTAGGGATTGATTTTTTTGTAAACTTTGATCGAGGTTTTCCGTGGAATAATAAAGTGATTATCCTCCCCGTGGATGCAGGCTATGCAAATagctgaaccacgtaaatcttgcgTATTGTTCTTATTTGATTTCTGGGTTGTGAATGATTGAATGCGCTGGTAGTGTTCTTGATTGAGTTTTACCAAGTTTTGGCTTTGGTTTTCAACTGCGAGCTGGTTATAATTCTATTCACAAGAAACAGGAACAAAGTGTTCAGATATAATTGAGTTGGTTCTTGAAGTTCAGTGATTCAAAGATTATAATCGTATTTGCTGTTGAATTTGATTGAATCTCATAACAAAAAGATTCAATGTAAGTTTAACGAGCATTACCAAAGCAAATCGTTTTCCTGATGAGCGTTTCATGATCTATCCTCTCACGACAATCTTAATTACAATGCCGAGGGAACCCTCCAGTTCAAACACTGAAACTCGTGGTAATAAAGTGAGGGCGTCACCTTTTCCTCCACGTGTTGCTCGAAAACACAGATAAAAAAAAAGTACTCTCAGCTGCTGGTATATCTGCAGGAGTCTTTTCTCTGGTACTGTTTCTTATTCTGCCAGTTATCTTCCAGTGCTGCAAGAATAGAACGCCAGTTctagaaaagagaagaaattaaaAGTATTCTCCGGAAGACTTGGTTCTTGAAATTGCAAAATTAGAGCATGTTCTCAAAGTGCTCAAATTCACTGAAGTAAAGAAGGCAACAAGGAATTTTCGAGAgaaaagaaggataaaggggGGTGTTTACCGTGGAATTTTTGGAAGAGATGTTTTCGCCGTTAAAAAGATTGGTGGGGACTCACCAACTGAGGTGAAGATATTGTATCAGATCAACCACTTCAATATAGTGAAACTTCATGGATTCAGTGAACATAAAGATGACAAATACCTTATATACGATTACATGAAAAATGGCTCCCTCCAAGAATGGCTTGGCAGAAGAGGATCCGACAGGAAAAAAGGGTGGAACGAGAGGATTCAAATAGCACTTGATGTGGCCAATGGGCTTCTCTATCTTCATGACTTCATAAAACCAGCGTATATCCACAATGATATAAGAAGCAGCAATATTCTTCTCGACAGCAATCTACGAGCAAAGATGGCAAATTTTAGTCTGGCAAGAAAAGCGAACTCTGACGATGTAATAACGCGAATTGTGGGCGCTGAAGCATACATGGCACCTGAGTATATGGACATAGGTCCAATTACTCCCAGGGTTGACGAGTATGCATTTGGAGTAGTGCTATTGGAATTGTTCACAGGAAAATACGCAGTATTTGTGCAGGATGGCAAGGAAAAATTACTGTCAACAGAAGTAGGAGCTATAGTGGAAAGCGAAAATTCAGAAACTGAGCTAACCTGTTTCATTGAACCTTGTCTTGCCGAAAACGGAGGAATAGGATGGGCCATTCCCATTCAAGTGGTGAAGTTAAGTTTAAGCTGCTTGGTGCAAGATCCTGAAAATCGACCAAGTATGGTTGACATAGTTTCGGTTCTTCTGAAAGTGCAATTGCATCTGCACAAGTCAAGGGCAGTGGCACGAGCCACTTGATAAGATGTCGTTGGAAAATTAAGTCACTACCTTAGGCCCATCATACTTAGAGGTATTATATTTTCATGTTAGACACAAACTTATCAAGTATGCAGTATAATAATACACACTACTGACAAGTGTGCTAatctcaaaacaaaaaaaattcaataatgaagatgaatgttattatttttcaagaaatataTTCAAGAATTTGAAAATACAAGGTACAAAAATGACGCCCTAAACCTATCCTGACAGCTTCTGTACTGACTCGTATTGTCCTATATAGATTGGCCATAGCCCATAGACGCTAATACATGAAAGACCGGGATATAATTTGGCAACAAAATATAAACTCAGAAGGGAAGAAGTTATCAAGTCTGCAACTGAATTTCAACGAGGAAAGTTTCTTGTCTCCCTCATGTGGTCCAGAGTCCTCCGTAAGCCAAACTTCTGCACCGCTTGGTTAGCAGCTCTAAAACCATTTCCATATATCTCAGATGTATCTGTTGCTATctggtttttaaaaaacatgcCAAGTTTTCTCTCAAAAGGAGACCTTGCCCCCCGTCTTGAGGTTGATGCTTTGTTACTATCAGAAGAGGACTGACTCTGAGATTCCAACCACATATTGGCCATGACTTGGCAGATACCTTCTTCAACATCTTGTCTCAGATTTCGATAACCTTTCAGAAGATAACAGAAAAAAATGTTGATCATTCACGCTCTTGATAAATGATAACtgacatatatataataagggGGAAGGTATGAGAAAAGACCATTTAGTCGTAACCAAGCATGCATCATCTCATGAGCTAATATTGATCCTGTCAGCAACCTGCATGAACACAACAAGAATCAGAAAATGAAACGAAAACTTAAAAAGGACTATTAAGAAGCGCAAAAGGAGAAATAATAACCAAAAATATATAAAGACCTTGGAAGACCGTATAAAATGAGAATTGCAGTCACTTCACAATGTCGTCTTAGTTTATAAGGCTCTGTTCTCATACCAAAGACTTGATTTCCAGCACCTAATCTTGGTCGCCGCAAAATCTGGTCATCCAAATGACAAATAAGAGCACATTTAAATCAAAGTAACTTTAAACGAGCCAAATTGGGTTATGAGGAAATGAAATTGTCGACAAACCCTTACAGTGCTGATGGTTTGTTCCTCGGAAAGACAGAGACCTCGAGTCTCAGGCACATGATGATGCCCCTGCAAGAAAAGACAAAATCAAATTAAAGGCCACCTGCCAGTATAAACAGCTGgtgctacaaaaaaaaaaaagcaacaaAGTTTTGAAAATGAAGTCAAGGTTTTTCTTTCGTGACGTGATGTTTCTTACATGCCTCTCTCCACCCATGGCTTCATTCAGGGCCTGCCTCTCAACCAAGAGTATAGGAATTTTCTGAGTCACTTTCATATTTAATGACGCGAAGAATTCTTGTATGTCATGTAAAAGGGGCTGACACTCATCGGTATCCATAATAGAAGAGTCCAAGCACTCCAAGCAGAGCTTTCGGCCATCATTAAGGGCAGCACATCTCGAGTCCCATGACTGAAACAAGACAAAAAATTAATCATTTGAACTCCATTAAGGTTTCATGCAAAAATTATTGAGTTTCAACTGATTTGAATGATTTGTTACACAAACCTCCATACGCTCGCAACTACAGCACCGAGGAGTTCCATCATGCTCATGACTAGGACAGTATTTCTGGGACCAAAAAGGATGTGCCCTATATTCAATAAGACCGGCTGCATTTGTTCGAATCTGTGGGAGGAGAAGAAGAGTTAAAACTTATTAACAGAGCAAAGTGAAAAAACACGTGTTTTAAATGAGAATAAGAACGTGAAATAGAGAAAACATTAAATGAGCTAGAAAATAATCTAGATTAACTGAAATAATTGCTCATACATAACATCTAATCAAGGATGCCCATTTTTTAACTAAGACAGTACTCAGCATCAAGAGTTGCAAATGAAAACTATAATTCCTCAATTGCATCCCAAAGATTCACCTGTTCTTTAACAAGCAGCGTTGTTTATTGTCACAATGTGTTATTATACTGTACAAATTATGTGCCTGGATTGTGTACCCTTTTACATACTAGTAACTCCTGAACTTAATCGAATACAAAACGCATCAAAGTCTTGAGTCTTGGAAATGGTTTCAAAGATATAACTAGGGGTTTTATAAAAATGTGACGGTGGTTTCATGTAGCTTATGTGCGCCAATGATACAGACATAGTCATTGTTAAACTTCCAAATGTTTGAAATTCTTAACATAATATTTGTCTATGAGCTGTCAAACACAAGAGCCACaaacattaaattaaattctgaaaactATGAGAGATGCAAATTTTTGCGTCGTAATACATAGCAAGTATATAATGGCCTACAAAAATTCAGATCATGAGCATGATAATCCGTGGCATGAGAAACTTACGAAGTGCTGGCAGACATCACATTTCGGATGATAAGACTCCCTGTAGCAAGCTTTATGATATGGGTAGCTTCCAGACACAGAAAACTGCAGCAGAAAAATACTGATTGAGGTTTCTTGACATTTTAAAGGGATTGATGCTGCTCCAAATATGACTATTTTGACTCGAAATTGCTTCTgcatttaaatttcaaaattggGAGCATCTATAGTTTTTTATGAAAAAGCAACAAATATCACAGAATGTTAGAAAGCTTTCCATTTCAGTAAACCCGTAATACTGATTAAAGCACTATAATTTCTCCTATTCTAAACTTTTCAAGCTCATAAACCAAAGAAATCAGCTGGTTACAAAGtacaaaatatcatttaaccTTATTTATGCACATGAATAAATTCAAGTACTTTGGTTTCTTAATTAGGCCCAGGTTATTTAGGACCAGTCGAGTCGTCGACCAGagttaaaaaaatcaatattagaACATCCATGCATGTAGTCTAAATTATATAAGCATATAAGATATGTACTGAGTTTTAGTATCAGCTCAAGATAAGGTAGCAATCTAGCAAGTGTTCATGGAACATGGAAACGTTGTTGTTACCTCATAATCTGATATTGGTTGCTTGCATCCATAACATCTAAAGCATTCTGGATGCCAAACAGCACCCATACAACTCAAAAATCGTCCATGGCCAATCTCTGTATTACAGCCAGCGCAAATCCTAGAAACACAAAACAATGCGATAATGAACTTAAAAGCACAAAACATCTTCTCTATTACTGTGTGTGAATGATATTACATTCTAATTACCTGAAGCTTGTCGAGTAGGGGAAAGTTATAGGTTGGTAAAGGCTATCATAACCATGTCCATATCCAAATCCAAAACTGCGTCCATATTCATTTTGGTGACCATTGTCATATGAAGACTCAGCATTCAGACTCTCTTGTAGAGCCCGAGCAAGTAGTTCATCTTCTTTCAATTGTGGTTGACTATCTGTCTCATTGAAAGATATTCACATATGTAATTTTCTGTAAACCCGTATGCATTAGAACAAATTTACAAAAATGTAGTAACAGAATCAAAAGTGACAAGCActttttttccaaattttaaatataaagaaGCACTCGACAAAAGTACAAGTTCCAGATCCGTCGATTCTGAAAGTGAGTTGCCAACTCACCTATCACAGCTTTTCTTTTCTGATCTTCTTCTGCAAGAGACAGAGCAATAGCATGCTCTATATCTTCAGTCTCTGACCACGATTCCTACACCAATGTTCATCAATAAATAAACtttttatacaaaaaaaatataataatatgtgaaaaaaataattaattcatctGTCAAAAAGTGAACTCGTGCCAGGATGCGACCAAGGAAACATTTAGTATATAAGAGTGAAAACAACTACAAGGGAAAGGACGTCATCTTTGTCCCCTCAACATATCTATTTGACTTGAGACTATAATAAGACCTATCACCATACTATATAATAACGAGTTTAAAAATCCAGCTCTTCCAAGCTGACTTATGATACTTCATGTACAATATTCCTGTGATTTTGTTGCCTTCGTTGGCCAATTTTGGTTCTTTACAAAATCATTTAgcatattaaatataatatgcaAACAACAAACCTAAACTTAATACATCAATATCTTGGAGCACCAAAGCATAATAGTTACACATCAGGCAAACCAGACCAGTGAAGAACATAAATCGATGGCCTTAATTTAGCATATTTTCACAATCCATTATTAACATCAAATTTGAGAGAACATGTAGTTATGGTTAGTGCCATTATATACTAATTACTATATACAACTTTCCGTCCCAAATGGACTATTAGATCCACCAATTTAGTTATCTTTGATGTGGCTTGATTTGAACTGTCGCCAAAATATGAAGCTGCATTTTGCAACATGAActtggagtaaaaataaaattataagaaTTTCAAGAGTATCCAGTTCTATGTTTGTGGTAGAAAACAACACGTAGAATCAACTTTCAACATTcaggaaaaaaattgaaatttgtaaaaaacaattaattaaatcagCACTAAACCTCATGTAGGTTAGTCAACATGTTAGACTTGTGAGAAGAAGATAGAAAAGATAAGCACTTACCAATGAACTAGATGGACGATTAGCAACATTATCTTCTTCATTTCTCCAATTATGTCGCCCCTCCGAAAGTTTATGGTTTGAACCTTTGAAAATTTTGCTAAGCCAGCCCATTGGTTAACTGCAAATGGTACGGGCCAGTGGAGCATCATCATGCACCGAACTATAGATAAAGAAGTAGAAGCAGGACACACCATTTTGAGGGATAAAAATAGATGAATGAGGAAAAAATGAAGAGCCTCACGAACAGAGAGACACATATACAAACTAGACACTGCGCCGTTCATTTTCAGTTCTTCTCATCccatttgaaataaaaaaatgatgtgAATGGAGTTTCACAACTATTGCAGAATTTGTTATTGAAGTAAAAAAAATTGCCAGGACAGCACAAATGCTCAAAAATGATCTGTCTGCACCCACATTCTCCTCTAAAATAAAAGTTGTTATAATGAAAAAACTTTTTGATCAATTTATTTGACAAAAAACCATAAATCAAATACTTGA comes from Henckelia pumila isolate YLH828 chromosome 4, ASM3356847v2, whole genome shotgun sequence and encodes:
- the LOC140894783 gene encoding protein DA1-like — encoded protein: MGWLSKIFKGSNHKLSEGRHNWRNEEDNVANRPSSSLESWSETEDIEHAIALSLAEEDQKRKAVIDSQPQLKEDELLARALQESLNAESSYDNGHQNEYGRSFGFGYGHGYDSLYQPITFPYSTSFRICAGCNTEIGHGRFLSCMGAVWHPECFRCYGCKQPISDYEFSVSGSYPYHKACYRESYHPKCDVCQHFIRTNAAGLIEYRAHPFWSQKYCPSHEHDGTPRCCSCERMESWDSRCAALNDGRKLCLECLDSSIMDTDECQPLLHDIQEFFASLNMKVTQKIPILLVERQALNEAMGGERHGHHHVPETRGLCLSEEQTISTILRRPRLGAGNQVFGMRTEPYKLRRHCEVTAILILYGLPRLLTGSILAHEMMHAWLRLNGYRNLRQDVEEGICQVMANMWLESQSQSSSDSNKASTSRRGARSPFERKLGMFFKNQIATDTSEIYGNGFRAANQAVQKFGLRRTLDHMRETRNFPR